From one Cygnus olor isolate bCygOlo1 chromosome 26, bCygOlo1.pri.v2, whole genome shotgun sequence genomic stretch:
- the TPM4 gene encoding tropomyosin alpha-4 chain isoform X1 — MWYLFQRERLLRSVSILSSSPGTVWQRGASSWEVSVKNNSYTTGHGDFPVHLIGTETSASKFFFLDLFTVEVEDELVALQKKLKGTEDELDKYSEALKDAQEKLEQAEKKATDAEGEVAALNRRIQLVEEELDRAQERLATALQKLEEAEKAADESERGMKVIENRAMKDEEKMEIQEMQLKEAKHIAEEADRKYEEVARKLVILEGELERAEERAEVSEVKCSDLEEELKNVTNNLKSLEAQSEKYSEKEDKYEEEIKILSDKLKEAETRAEFAERTVAKLEKSIDDLEEKLAQAKEENLGLHQTLDQTLNELNCI; from the exons ATGTGGTACCTCTTCCAGCGAGAAAGACTCCTTCGCAGCGTGTCCATCCTCTCCAGCTCTCCGGGGACAGTGTGGCAGAGAGGAGCATCCAGCTGGGAG GTCTCTGTCAAGAACAACAGCTACACTACAGGCCATGGAGATTTCCCTGTGCACTTGATAGGAACTGAAACTTCTGCTagcaagtttttctttctggatttgTTCACCGTAGAG gTAGAGGATGAGCTGGTAGCTCTGCAGAAGAAGTTGAAAGGAACCGAAGATGAGCTGGATAAGTACTCCGAGGCTCTCAAAGATGCCCAGGAAAAACTGGAGCAGGCTGAGAAGAAGGCCACTGAT GCTGAAGGTGAGGTGGCAGCTCTGAACAGACGTATCCAACTAGTGGAAGAGGAGTTGGATCGTGCCCAAGAACGGCTGGCCACAGCCTTGCAGAAACTGGAGGAGGCTGAGAAAGCAGCGGATGAGAGTGAGAG AGGAATGAAGGTTATTGAGAACAGAGCaatgaaagatgaagaaaaaatggaaatccaGGAAATGCAACTGAAGGAGGCCAAGCATATTGCTGAAGAAGCTGACCGCAAATACGAAGAG gtTGCTCGTAAATTGGTTATTTTGGAGGGTGAGCTAGAAAGAGCTGAAGAGCGTGCAGAGGTGTCCGAAGT TAAATGTAGTGACCTTGAAGAGGAGTTAAAGAATGTCACTAACAATCTGAAGTCTTTGGAAGCTCAATCTGAAAAG tactcagaaaaagaagataaatatgAAGAAGAAATCAAGATTCTCTCTGACAAGCTGAAAGAA gcTGAAACTCGTGCTGAATTTGCTGAGAGAACAGTTGCCAAACTGGAAAAGTCTATCGATGATCTGGAAG AAAAACTTGCTCAAGCGAAAGAAGAGAACTTGGGCTTGCACCAGACACTGGACCAGACACTAAACGAACTGAACTGTATATGA
- the RAB8A gene encoding ras-related protein Rab-8A isoform X2, whose protein sequence is MAKTYDYLFKLLLIGDSGVGKTCALFRFSEDAFNATFISTIGIDFKIRTIELDGKRIKLQIWDTAGQERFRTITTAYYRGAMGIMLVYDITNEKSFENIRNWVRNIEEHASPDVEKMILGNKCDANDKRQVSREQGEKLAASFGIKFMETSAKANINIENAFFTLARDIKAKMDKKLEGNSPQGSNQGVKITPDQQKKSSFFRCVLL, encoded by the exons ATGGCGAAGACGTACGACTATCTCTTCAAGCTGCTGCTCATCGGCGACTCGGGCGTGGGGAAGACGTGCGCGCTCTTCCGCTTCTCCGAGGACGCCTTCAACGCCACCTTCATCTCCACCATCG GTATCGATTTTAAAATTAGGACCATAGAGCTAGATGGGAAGAGAATTAAGCTGCAAATCTG GGATACGGCTGGGCAGGAGCGATTTCGAACCATCACAACAGCGTACTACAGGGGAGCAATG GGCATTATGTTAGTCTATGACATCACcaatgaaaaatcttttgaaaatattcgGAACTGGGTCAGGAACATTGAAGAG CACGCCTCTCCAGATGTTGAAAAAATGATCCTTGGGAACAAATGTGATGCAAATGACAAAAGACAAGTTTCTAGAGAGCAGGGGGAGAAG CTTGCAGCAAGTTTTGGAATTAAATTTATGGAGACCAGtgcaaaagcaaatataaacaTAGAGAAT GCGTTTTTCACTCTTGCCAGAGATATCAAAGCAAAAATGGACAAGAAGTTG GAAGGCAATAGCCCACAAGGCAGCAACCAGGGAGTCAAAATCACACCAgaccagcaaaagaaaagcagctttttccGATGTGTTCTTCTGTGA
- the RAB8A gene encoding ras-related protein Rab-8A isoform X1 has protein sequence MAKTYDYLFKLLLIGDSGVGKTCALFRFSEDAFNATFISTIGIDFKIRTIELDGKRIKLQIWDTAGQERFRTITTAYYRGAMGIMLVYDITNEKSFENIRNWVRNIEEHASPDVEKMILGNKCDANDKRQVSREQGEKVSATAWSPPWLVVFIAVPADPTNMKLAFVQLAASFGIKFMETSAKANINIENAFFTLARDIKAKMDKKLEGNSPQGSNQGVKITPDQQKKSSFFRCVLL, from the exons ATGGCGAAGACGTACGACTATCTCTTCAAGCTGCTGCTCATCGGCGACTCGGGCGTGGGGAAGACGTGCGCGCTCTTCCGCTTCTCCGAGGACGCCTTCAACGCCACCTTCATCTCCACCATCG GTATCGATTTTAAAATTAGGACCATAGAGCTAGATGGGAAGAGAATTAAGCTGCAAATCTG GGATACGGCTGGGCAGGAGCGATTTCGAACCATCACAACAGCGTACTACAGGGGAGCAATG GGCATTATGTTAGTCTATGACATCACcaatgaaaaatcttttgaaaatattcgGAACTGGGTCAGGAACATTGAAGAG CACGCCTCTCCAGATGTTGAAAAAATGATCCTTGGGAACAAATGTGATGCAAATGACAAAAGACAAGTTTCTAGAGAGCAGGGGGAGAAGGTAAGTGCTACAGCCTGGTCTCCACCCTGGTTGGTTGTATTTATAGCTGTTCCTGCTGATCCAACTAACATGAAACTTGCTTTTGTTCAGCTTGCAGCAAGTTTTGGAATTAAATTTATGGAGACCAGtgcaaaagcaaatataaacaTAGAGAAT GCGTTTTTCACTCTTGCCAGAGATATCAAAGCAAAAATGGACAAGAAGTTG GAAGGCAATAGCCCACAAGGCAGCAACCAGGGAGTCAAAATCACACCAgaccagcaaaagaaaagcagctttttccGATGTGTTCTTCTGTGA
- the TPM4 gene encoding tropomyosin alpha-4 chain isoform X2, which yields MEAIKKKMQMLKLDKENAIDRAEQAETDKKAAEDKCKQVEDELVALQKKLKGTEDELDKYSEALKDAQEKLEQAEKKATDAEGEVAALNRRIQLVEEELDRAQERLATALQKLEEAEKAADESERGMKVIENRAMKDEEKMEIQEMQLKEAKHIAEEADRKYEEVARKLVILEGELERAEERAEVSEVKCSDLEEELKNVTNNLKSLEAQSEKYSEKEDKYEEEIKILSDKLKEAETRAEFAERTVAKLEKSIDDLEEKLAQAKEENLGLHQTLDQTLNELNCI from the exons ATGGAagctatcaagaaaaaaatgcagatgttgaAGTTAGACAAGGAGAATGCAATAGatagagcagagcaggctgaaaCGGATAAAAAGGCAGCTGAGGACAAATGCAAACAG gTAGAGGATGAGCTGGTAGCTCTGCAGAAGAAGTTGAAAGGAACCGAAGATGAGCTGGATAAGTACTCCGAGGCTCTCAAAGATGCCCAGGAAAAACTGGAGCAGGCTGAGAAGAAGGCCACTGAT GCTGAAGGTGAGGTGGCAGCTCTGAACAGACGTATCCAACTAGTGGAAGAGGAGTTGGATCGTGCCCAAGAACGGCTGGCCACAGCCTTGCAGAAACTGGAGGAGGCTGAGAAAGCAGCGGATGAGAGTGAGAG AGGAATGAAGGTTATTGAGAACAGAGCaatgaaagatgaagaaaaaatggaaatccaGGAAATGCAACTGAAGGAGGCCAAGCATATTGCTGAAGAAGCTGACCGCAAATACGAAGAG gtTGCTCGTAAATTGGTTATTTTGGAGGGTGAGCTAGAAAGAGCTGAAGAGCGTGCAGAGGTGTCCGAAGT TAAATGTAGTGACCTTGAAGAGGAGTTAAAGAATGTCACTAACAATCTGAAGTCTTTGGAAGCTCAATCTGAAAAG tactcagaaaaagaagataaatatgAAGAAGAAATCAAGATTCTCTCTGACAAGCTGAAAGAA gcTGAAACTCGTGCTGAATTTGCTGAGAGAACAGTTGCCAAACTGGAAAAGTCTATCGATGATCTGGAAG AAAAACTTGCTCAAGCGAAAGAAGAGAACTTGGGCTTGCACCAGACACTGGACCAGACACTAAACGAACTGAACTGTATATGA
- the TPM4 gene encoding tropomyosin alpha-4 chain isoform X3, whose amino-acid sequence MAAPSSLEAVKRKIQCLQQQADEAEDRAQVLQRELDLERDLREKAEGEVAALNRRIQLVEEELDRAQERLATALQKLEEAEKAADESERGMKVIENRAMKDEEKMEIQEMQLKEAKHIAEEADRKYEEVARKLVILEGELERAEERAEVSEVKCSDLEEELKNVTNNLKSLEAQSEKYSEKEDKYEEEIKILSDKLKEAETRAEFAERTVAKLEKSIDDLEEKLAQAKEENLGLHQTLDQTLNELNCI is encoded by the exons ATGGCCGCGCCGAGCTCCCTGGAAGCGGTGAAGAGGAAGAtccagtgcctgcagcagcaggccgATGAGGCGGAGGATCGCGCCCAGGTCCTCCAGCGGGAGCTGGACCTGGAACGGGACCTGCGGGAGAAA GCTGAAGGTGAGGTGGCAGCTCTGAACAGACGTATCCAACTAGTGGAAGAGGAGTTGGATCGTGCCCAAGAACGGCTGGCCACAGCCTTGCAGAAACTGGAGGAGGCTGAGAAAGCAGCGGATGAGAGTGAGAG AGGAATGAAGGTTATTGAGAACAGAGCaatgaaagatgaagaaaaaatggaaatccaGGAAATGCAACTGAAGGAGGCCAAGCATATTGCTGAAGAAGCTGACCGCAAATACGAAGAG gtTGCTCGTAAATTGGTTATTTTGGAGGGTGAGCTAGAAAGAGCTGAAGAGCGTGCAGAGGTGTCCGAAGT TAAATGTAGTGACCTTGAAGAGGAGTTAAAGAATGTCACTAACAATCTGAAGTCTTTGGAAGCTCAATCTGAAAAG tactcagaaaaagaagataaatatgAAGAAGAAATCAAGATTCTCTCTGACAAGCTGAAAGAA gcTGAAACTCGTGCTGAATTTGCTGAGAGAACAGTTGCCAAACTGGAAAAGTCTATCGATGATCTGGAAG AAAAACTTGCTCAAGCGAAAGAAGAGAACTTGGGCTTGCACCAGACACTGGACCAGACACTAAACGAACTGAACTGTATATGA
- the LOC121060053 gene encoding putative ubiquitin domain-containing protein TINCR, which translates to MDTLRRSLSRWKRYHIKVHLADEDLMMPLTVKPRDTVMDLRAHLVREGVTSWKKTFYYNSRQLEEHETLKEANIQNGSVLLLVSNKR; encoded by the coding sequence ATGGACACGCTGCGAAGGAGTCTTTCTCGCTGGAAGAGGTACCACATCAAGGTGCACCTGGCCGATGAGGACCTGATGATGCCACTGACCGTCAAACCCAGAGACACGGTGATGGACCTGCGGGCTCACTTGGTGCGGGAGGGCGTCACCTCCTGGAAGAAGACATTTTATTACAACTCCAGGCAGCTCGAAGAACACGAGACTCTCAAAGAAGCCAATATCCAGAATGGTTCTGTCCTGCTTCTCGTCAGCAATAAAAGGTAG